The genome window ATGGCTCAATGTTCATCTGAGGGGATTATATTAGAGTTTATATTTAAGAGCAGTGAtgctctgaataaaaaaaaaaaaaatacaggaaacGATGATGTGTATAGCCACACTTTAGGATCAGGATAAATATCTCAGACTTGCCTTGACTTCAATGAGTTTATTTGGGTTCCTTCTTCTGCAGCGATTCACCTCAATGGTACGTCTCTTCTTGGGTGCAGCCATCCAGAAGATGCTGTCCAGGAAACTGGGCTCAGGGCTGTCATCATCTCTAATGCGCTGAGGTTGAGGAAGAAGGCTGGGTCCATTCACAGCCAGAGCAGGACCTATAGTATAAAAGTTGCACTGATtacagagaaacattattttttgACAACATAAGGTAAAGTCTTACACCTCTGGTACACCTCGCAGATTACTAAACGACATAAGTAATATTTCTGGAATATATTTTGGATAAATTTGACCTTTGTGAGTATCGTTATTAGATAATCAGGGTTGCCAAATTGGGCGTAATGTTTCAAATCCAATAACAGTTTATAATGTTGCTAGTTTACTGCTAAATATCGCATACTGTTACCAAACACTTTCTAAATTAAAGTTTAGATATCAAACTTGTATCAAAGAGTATAGAATTAATTACACTTTCAGCAAAGACGTTTCAatcacaatctggcaaccctgtcacTACAGCATGCTGCTCTTCCATGTTGTCTTATTCAACATTTCCTAATATTACGCTCTTTACTTGCCTAAGTTCCTGTCCAGTCCTGCAGCCTGTATTAAACTGGACTCCAGCTGCTGTAAGGAATGTCTTAGAAACCGTAAAAATCCTGTCAGTGACATATTGTCGTATCCCCCAGGTTAGCGTACGCACTATAACATCCTCACGGTCACTTGGCTAAGAGGACCAGCTGCGCATGCGCCCAGCGTTGCAATCGTGCATTTTGGAGGTTGTAGTTCTTAAAATGCGAAGTGTACTCCGTGAACGGCGTGTACGTCTTATTTAAGACAATACTCAACTCCAAACACAATGTATTAATTTACgagtttaatataaaaatattagcCTGAATTTTGCTAATTATTTCATTAAGATGTCGCGCTTTTTACCAGTTTGACTGCATTAACCATAATGCCCTCTGCTCATGTCAAGCAAACCGTTTCTATTAAACCTATGGCGTCACTTCCTTGACGGTGAAACAGCAATGGCAGAAAGAGGCTACAGTTTCTCTCTAACGACATTTAGGTAAATAAATGATCTTTGCTTTCTTTGTGTTCTTGTGATTATATGGTCATTTAACGCGTCTCAGGTGGCAATTTAAGTATGTAAGATGTCTTAAATATTGTGAAATATAGAAACAAGCAAACACGTACAATAGTGAAATAGAAAGTGATGCAGAGTCACTGTTCTTTAGCTGCGGCTGAATATCGAAAGCATTCGTGCTCACTACAAGGGTGCACTACATAGTGTATATGAAATACAGGCTTCTACGCTGTGGCGAGTGCACTCGGTGTTCAGTAAGGATGTATTTGGGATACAGCCTACCGGGTAGCCGTGTAGCGCAACGCTATCTATTTCACTAGGTAGTTTATTTGTTAACACAAAGCCTGGATGTAATGGAAATGTATAGACGCTGATATCTTGTGACTAGTGTTTATAGATTAACAGTAGATAATacccctttttatttttattttatttatacatagcCCTTCGGGGAAGCTGGTTCAGATTGAATATGCACTGGCAGCTGTTGCAGCAGGAGCTCCATCAGTTGGAATTAAAGGTATGATCATCTCTCATTATTTACCTTCATATCGCAGTGTAGTGTGGATTCTAGTTATCATTGCTATACTGAGTttaaccaggcataacattatgaccacctgcctaatattgtgttggtgctgccaaaacagccctgacccatcatgcactgtgtattctgacacctttctgtcagaaccagcattaacttcttcagcaatttgagcaacagtcggtcatctgttggatcggatcacacgggccagccttcgtctCACCGTGCATCAATGAACCGTGGCACTggttccccactgttccttccttggaccacttttgataactgaccactgcagaccgggaacaccccacaagagctgcagttttggagatgctctgatccagtcgtctagccatcacaatttggcccttcgtcaaactcactcaaatccttatgcttgcccatttttcctgtttctaacacatcaactttgaggacaaaatattcacttgctgcctaatatatcccacccactaacaggtgccatgatgttatgcctgatcggtgtgcaTTTTCTGAAGGAGTAGTTCATGggagaaaaagggagagagaatagTGAGAAAGAAGAAGGCCAAGACAGGATTTAAGGAATGAAGAAGAAACTAAATGAAACTATGACGATAATTTAATGTAtgtaaaaaggaaaataaaggagGAACAGTGCATATAGATGATATATTTCCCAGCTGTTtctcagtgatgtgtgtagcaCTGCATATTGATGCACGTTTCTTAATCCACCTTTATCCACAGCTGCAAATGGGGTGGTGTTGGCGACAGAGAAGAAGCAGAAGTCGATACTGTATGACGAACAGAGCGTCCACAAAGTAGAGCCAATAACCAAGCACATCGGCATGGTGTACAGCGGGATGGGCCCAGACTACAGGTGAGAACTCCATGTCACAGGATAACAGCCGTGATTTCTGTGTCACTTCACTGTCTCTGTTATTGCGGGCAAGCGTCTAGATTTGATCCTACATAGTTTCATTTCAAGTTTATTTCCATACAGTATTCAACACACCCACCCTGTGTGTTTTAaaggctgattggcatttctaaattaTCTGTATCtagatatgagtgtgtgtgtgtgtgtgtgtgtgtgtgtgtgcaccctgtAGTGGGTTGtcaccccatccagggtgtccccaaCTTGTGTTCACTGGGATGGGATATGCTCCATGTTCCTTCGGATTCTATGTACGACAAGCGGCTCAGAAGATGtggaattttgttttgttttataccacagtgctatTGAATTCGCAAATCTGTTTGGTCGGAATGTGTTcactttctataacagcacctCTGACCATTGTAGCCGGACACTCCACagaaacaaatttaaaaagtgCAGTCATTCATGTGGTAAAGTTTTCTATAAGGAAGTCTCCAGTGGCAGcactttatattttgtaatagtTTTCAGACCCAGGATAAGCTTCTCAATAGCATGGCACGAGAGGCAGGTTGATGAGGGAATGACTTATTTTTATAGCTGTTCGGTCATCTGCAAGTTCCTGCCCACTAGCCAGCATTCTTTGACAGCCACCTACCAGTTAGTTCACCCTCCTAATGTGTGATTTCTCTGACACACGTAAAGCCAGTCAATCTCATTTGTTCCATGGAGGAAAGCGCTGTTTGCCCTTTTCCACATACACAAGCTCATACATACCCAGGATTGGCTAgtatcactgtgattgacaggataCAGAAAGTACGGCATGTCCGCCACCCAGAGAGCACCGCCCACCCAGAGAGCACAGCCAGCTTTACTTCCTTGACTCCTAGTCATGGAAAACATCAGGATTTAATTGGGCGATAGGGCCGATGCTTTCCTGTTACGCCACTCGGGAGCTAATTAACAGTTATTTTCGAGTCTATTCTTTTCTTAGTATAAGGAACAGGGTTGAAGTTGTTGTTTATAGATTTCACTCATAGATCAACATTGCTGGAGTATTCCGTTAAGATGAAGTGTTTggcttttttaattaaaaaaaacatcttttaatTTGCAGGGTTTTGGTGAGGAGAGCACGAAAGCTTGCGCAGCAGTACTTCCTGGTCTACCAAGAGCCGATTCCCACAGGCCAGCTCGTTCAGAGGGTTGCTTCAGTCATGCAGGAGTACACACAATCAGGGTGGGTTTGATTCTTCTGACTTAATATTGAGAAATGGGTTTTTGATGTTGAGTGGGTCATTcatttacactgaccaggcataacattatgaccaccggcctAAAATTGtattggtcccctttttgctgctaaaacagccctgacccatcatgcactgtgtattctgacacctttctatcagaaccagcattaacttcttcagcaatctgagcaacagtcgctcgtctgttggatcggatcacacaggccagccttcactccccacgtgcatcaatgagccttggccacccatgaccctgtcgcaggttcaccactgttcagtCCTTGGTCCGATTTAACAGATACTgaccttacacttgcccatttttcctgcttctaacacatcaactttgaggacaaaatgttcacttgctgcctaatatatcccacccactaacaggtgctcagaatgttatgcctgattggtgtatatacagtgCCTTTAAAAATGATTGGGATGCTTAATGAGATGTGTTTTTATACAGAATTGGACATAATGGAATTTCCTGGGAATTGGGgggaaaaactaaaaataatttctaagaattttaaacatttctcaATAGTGTCATTTTGGCACATATTtttaagagaaaataaattctaagtagaatgtttttgttaaaaaaaaaattgcttgaGTGGGAAATTTTAATAATGGTGTTTAATGAGTATTTTGTACAATtagttttgcttgtttttataaAGGGTGCAAATAATTTTGGAGGGTGGCTGTACGAATATTAAACCTTAAATGTTGTTAGTGGACTGTCATGGTTTGTGTTATGTtttactgaattgtgttaaCAATGTAATGTAcagccattacattacattatgtcCACCTACCGGATATTGTGtgggtcccccttttgctgccaaaacagccctaaccCATCAAGGcgtggactccactagatccctgaaggtgtgctgtggtatctggcaccaagatgtttgcagcagatccttttagtcctgtaagttgcaaccTACAGGACTAAAAGGAAACTTttgatagtgaccactgcagaccgggaacaccccacaagagctgcagttttggagatgctctgatccagtcgtctagccatcacaatttggcccttcatcaaactcgctcaaatccttacgcttgtccatgtttcctgcttctaacacatcaactttgaggataaaatgttcacttgctgtctaatatatcccacccactaacaggtgccatgatgaggagatcatcagtgttactcacttcacctgtcagcggtcataatgttatggctgatctgtgtattttttaatgtatttggtGTATAGTGGTGTTCGTCCGTTCGGTGTCTCTCTTCTAATTGCTGGCTGGGATGAAGATCGCCCGTACCTCTTCCAGTCTGATCCATCGGTATGTATGAATTTAAAGGGTTTCAAGAtgactgtaatgtataatatgtataatgGACCGAACTCTGCACTTGTCATATACATAGCTGTCTATGTGGAGTTTTGCTAccttaatagttttttttattatagctCTCCTATAGTGTCAAGTATCTGGGTtcaaattcattaatttatttatacttttatagtgtagtgtgtatggtttTTATATATTATGAAAGGAAAATCTACCCTGAAAGATATTAAATAATGAAGTGATGAATAATTATATTGAAATGTGTTAACAAATAGCATGCAATGTGTGTTAAAAATGCCTTTTTAGtaaaaaattttatatttttattgttttaagggGGCATACTTTGCATGGAAAGCCACAGCAATGGGAAAGAACTATGTGAATGGAAAAACCTTCCTCGAAAAAAGGTAAGAACTTCACAGTGCTATTAAACCTTTCGTGAAGCTACATTTCCTAGTCTAACTTTCGTTCCACCGTTTTAGATACAACGAGGATCTGGAACTGGAGGACGCCATTCACACAGCTATTTTAACTCTTAAGGTAAAGTCGCACTTCTTCGGATCCTCTTGCTGATCAGATGGCATCTGAACGTTAGATGGacatggaaatgaaatgaacagtGTTCGATGTTTATGATTTGCATCTGAGACAAAATGTAAAGGTTAAGATCCAGCAAGCGCTCACGTTCTGCATAACGAAAATGTGTTACAGGAAAGCTTCGAGGGACAGATGACTGAAGACAACATTGAGGTGGGAATCTGCAACGAGAGTGGCTTCAGGCGACTGACTCCTGCCGAAGTGAAAGATTACCTAGCTGCTATTGCGTAAATTCAGACAGAAACACTGATTCGTTTTTTGCCTTCACTTCTTCCGAAAATGTTGACATGCAGTGGAGTTATTTTTTACTTACTGAACAGAAATAAACTACTAAAATACATGCAAAACCTTGTGTTGTCCCTGATTTCTGTAAAAGAGCTACAGGAtctgaatgaaattttaaaGATGCTTAAAGTGAATTTATTGATCTGTAGGAAATGCATTGAttctaatatttttaattttacttaTTCAGTTCATCTTTTCATTGTATGAATTCATTCACTGGCTGTGGAGTGTTCAGTAGTACtggccctgactgactcacccgAGTGAAATGATCTGATTCTGCATGTTAcctcatgattcatgagtctGAGGTCTAAATGAACCCGATTCTtatttgtcctatggctgcCATTGTGCTCATCGACTGATTTAGCTGAGAGCCTCGTGTGTAGTAGTCCATGGTCACCGTgaagtacagacagacagacagacagacagatagctgtttttcaccacagatggaccagtttgtttttaataatgcataatctaaaataaaaataacgtataatctaaaacaaaatcaGTGTGAAAGAAAAGTGTTGTGGATAATTATAAGTGTTGTAGAAAGGAAATGCAGacttgttatccaaaccctggtgtctatctgaccacaacatctctctgacagcttctcctccatatttagagctgatgctgctttgaactctgaagtttcttcctcatggtgcgttagttcctaagtctcatctatgaactgatcacttgatcacctttgtgaattaaccTGACGATGTAAAATTCaaatcacatcttgagcttcatttgttatcagtttatttggcattacaacaccagatcattagttgtacagatttaacaggtttagactgttggctagaaagtatttgcttgtgagaggaaaacagtggaattacttctgaacaccaaggtTTCAGCtgatggagaatttctacagtgtaattatatgagaaataaatgagaaatgcttatgatgtgttataaaaaaaaaaagacacttgagacacatGAGTAttgaacaataaaaataatttattaactatttataactatttacaagcaatgacgaacttattacagatattaatatattttataccacaacgaaATGCCCGAATCTAATTGAAATAAGGtgcttatttaacattaatgtttaataaatgaaacattactatcattggcaaattgctgtggtataaatattttaataaactctaaacttgggggtgggggtgtttagggggtttagaaggggAAGAGAGGGGGTTTTGGGGGGTTCGGGGGGTGGGAATACactacatttgtataacttaataaaaaaatcttaatcttaaaaatgtaatatttacatatttacagcaatgcataatttaacaacaaattaacaacagaacaataaaaaacaacattaatctAAAAATCCTAAAGATTTCACAAAATCAAAATgcatatgaaaaatacaaaaagcagcagacattttattttaactagatgTCATAACTACTTCAATGATGCTacaattatatcattataatggtttacatttatagattatactagggataagactaatgctgaaatctaggggtgaaatacttaccacacatacttaccacagatacataccttacatcatgaatacaaggtgatgaacatgaggtgaggactgagctttttaaagtcaCATCTCGCTCACGTAAAACTTTACAAATCTAGTGGGGAATAGGACCTGCCTCCCGATGAaatccacctccccatcaggttccacacgctgccgtctactcagaggggcttcttgatagccatcctcttcgttcctcctcctccttatgccccaGCGTCGGAAAGGAgtcatcattgtggcaggaacaAAGAACCTaccatccacaatgctgttgatGCTGATCTCATAATAAGGCAGCAACTGATACCTTGTCGAGGGTAATGTCCTGacaggggtcctgagaggggatggactcctcacagggggtggggtcctgagaggggatgggcgcctcacagggggtggggtcctgagaggggatgggcgcctcacagggggtggggtcctgagaggggatggactcctcacagggggtggggtactgagaggggatggactcctcacagggggtggggctCTGAGAGGGGATGAGcgcctcacagggggtggggctCTGAGAGGGGATGAGCGCCTCACAGGGGGTAGGGCTCTGAGAGGGGATGAGcgcctcacagggggtggggacCTGAGAAGAGATGGGCGCCTCACAGGGGGTGGAgacctgagaggggatgggcgcctcacagggggtggggctCTGAGAGGGGATGAGcgcctcacagggggtggggtcctgagaggggatgggtgCCTCACAGGGGGTAGGGCTCTGAGAGGGGATGGGCGCCTAACAGGGGGTGGGGACCTGAGAAGGGATGGGCGCCTCACAGGGGGTGGAgacctgagaggggatgggcgcctcacagggggtggggtactgagaggggatgggcgcctcacagggggtggggtccatataggagagaggcctctcataggtggggatggacTTCTgtcaggggacaggttcctcatAGAAAGCCTCACtgtcaaaacaagaagtatttacacaagttatattactgtaatggTCCtatagctgcatttataggtgttatacagagctcttccagtatcacggcttcactgttagtcacactgggaacttatttcaatgcttaaaaatatcttcccccacaaaatgcagattaaaacacatttctattacagtgtattaatttagcagtttcttactccagtggttcacatcccctttgagtccaattgtgtctcctctcaaaaattcgccctttatcgtacattacactactcctaactattttattcacgacagctagaaacaaaaccttgctgaacagaattaaaacgaacagcttgatattttttgCCCAAGCTGCActccacactagctccatttatttgtaccgatgggttttgttcagctagctgcctttcctctcagcccctttctctctccgctttaacaactcgacaaacacggacaatgaaaaatccttaaaataataagtcacttcatgttattgtaagcattttaacttattctattcacgcCATCAAAAAACatactatgaacactgaaacacaattACTTAGcgacatgctaactagccgtctagctaatctttgctaacactcctcggcttgacttagtaaactttagcaaacgttaagtaaacattgggacttttatgaaaagctgatgttaacatatctgaaaacatgaacactgttttcttcttccctgctcgtttcactggagtctgccgctttgtccgctagctttagcatactgatcgtgttcGGAAaacgattagccgaataaagattagccgaacagaatttctcaaaaccatctagtcatataaaacgatattcctgattgcggttttttgtaataacgcggtgtttaaaagactttatacttaagtgaaaaagaggaaactgtGTAActgaccgttccaggggtcgtacagtccgctccattcgggctcgggatccacatcctggtgctgaggctcggcttctcccccgaagttcatcatcgctgcgctgtagagtcggtgtaggagtcaggtccagtagtggagtaaagaGAAATCTGAAACAGgagtgtagcaaaaatgccaaaggatgatccaaatcttgcgaccttcagaaccgcaACACTTTAGGATTTAAAACGAAACACTccacagtttaaacacaaacattccaAAACTAGATCACGTGACACGGCAGAGCGACAAGCGCATGCGCAGAACTCCGtgattctctcactctcactcgtACTGACTTatattatagatataaataaaaaggccatctgtctctaaatatctcagcttttttcttattaattcttatttttacacatgtacacatattgttttgtgttttcacagtaaagtgtgtatatatatgtacatatgcatatatacatacatatgcatatatacataaactgattatgaccacctgcctaatattgtgttggtcccccttttgctgccaaaacagccctgtagCCTTGACCCATAGAGGTccctcaatatatatatatatatatatatatatatatatatatatatatatatatatatatatatatatatatatatatatatatccttctGAGAACCAAGGAAAAAAAGTATCTTTCAATTCaactttttttgtgatttcctGCCTCTTTGGAGCTAAAAGAACAACACAcaatttagaattttttaaaaatatttttatttctgattttaCAGCATGTCCACTGTAGTATACAACAGAACgattttactgtataaaataaCAGCGACAATAACAGCAACACTTCAGAATCAAAATGggctgaaagaaaagaagaaagccaatccattttgtaataaaactttttaaattaaactgaacatAAATTAAACTCTCAACAGTCAGGAGGGCCTGGGTAGCTCAAGTTTGAATCTGttagctcctcctcctcttcattgTTTTCCTCCTACTCTTCCTTGTTCTTCTTTAATTCTTAGCGATGGTACTCCAGGAAACAGTTTCTCTTCTTTGTTATGCAGAGGAACATCTTGCAACTGATGCATCTCATATATGTTTTGCCCATGCAACCTTGGTTTCGGCACCTCTCTGTATGGTTGCATTCTACCATCTCTGGCATGTGTCTGGCCCCACATTTTCTTAACGATGCTTCTGGTTGTGGAATCCTCTTTTTAAAGGGTGGCTCGTACTCTTCTTCGCTCTCCTCACTGTCGTCTACTCTTTTGTCAGTATCCTCAGATTCTAGGTAGTTCATCAGCTCATTTGCCAAATGCAGTTTGAAGTCCAAGAattgttcagtgttttttgcTGATCGTTTAAGCGCTATGCTGTCAGACTTGTACTGGATCCAGGAATTTGTGATGGCAACATCAAAGAAATGAGCAATCACACGCATAGTCCATTTCTTGGTTCTGCTTGCCATGCGATAGAAGCTCAGCATGCGGTCACAGAGGTCCACACCACCCATGTTGACATTGTACTCTCTAATGACTGAGGGTCTTCTCACTTGGACCTGGACTTTGTCTTTATTCGACCATCTGGTGCAGACCTTTTCCATGTGCAGTACAAGCCATCAGCACAGGCTTGTTGTCATACCATTTTGTGATGGCCAACTCAGGACTTCTCCTGACTACCATCACTGAAGCTCCCCTCCCTTCTCTTTTCAGTTGTTTGTCATCAGGCAACCGGCACGTCTTTGGGAGACGGTTTTTTGTTATGGTTCCAGTTGCTGGAAGGCCCTTGGCCAGCAATTTATCCATGAGGTTAACTGATGTGAAGTAGCGGTCGAAGTACAGGTGACTTCCTTTGGGAACAGTTTCAACCATGCGTAGGACTGCTGCCCCAATTCCCATCCTTTGATCAGCAAATGTATCCTTCCCTTGATATACTTCAAAGTCCAGCATCAGACCATCTGGAGAAGCAAGTACAAAAACCTTTAAACCAGTACGGTATGGCTTGCCTGGAACAAACTGCCTGATGGGACAGCGGCCCGTAAAAGGGATCATCTGCTCATCGATGCAGACTCTTCCTGGTTTCGGGA of Hemibagrus wyckioides isolate EC202008001 linkage group LG23, SWU_Hwy_1.0, whole genome shotgun sequence contains these proteins:
- the mrpl32 gene encoding 39S ribosomal protein L32, mitochondrial; translated protein: MSLTGFLRFLRHSLQQLESSLIQAAGLDRNIGPALAVNGPSLLPQPQRIRDDDSPEPSFLDSIFWMAAPKKRRTIEVNRCRRRNPNKLIEVKMNIEPCPDCGNLKQKHVLCGFCYEKIQKETSRIRKQIAVMEGRPHNAPTVETVVLYENEAPRDVDKEKRIVERSRKRPLWFHL
- the psma2a gene encoding proteasome subunit alpha type-2 — protein: MAERGYSFSLTTFSPSGKLVQIEYALAAVAAGAPSVGIKAANGVVLATEKKQKSILYDEQSVHKVEPITKHIGMVYSGMGPDYRVLVRRARKLAQQYFLVYQEPIPTGQLVQRVASVMQEYTQSGGVRPFGVSLLIAGWDEDRPYLFQSDPSGAYFAWKATAMGKNYVNGKTFLEKRYNEDLELEDAIHTAILTLKESFEGQMTEDNIEVGICNESGFRRLTPAEVKDYLAAIA